The following proteins are encoded in a genomic region of Nocardioides sp. cx-173:
- a CDS encoding eCIS core domain-containing protein, with the protein MSTGRECSHDRADSGGAVVRPAGDAYEALADRTADTVMSAQPSSSYAPGRTGTYAGSGGGAGRPLTREESSFFGPRFGFDFSQVRIHADTAAAAHADALGAHAYTRGSSITFSRPPELASTGGRRLMAHELAHVVQQSTTPSLAGTVQRQAKTAPGIKRVVIYRKTKQINVTLADDTTMRLTMNPKTNLDAGTYTGKHVKDSTDNDKVVTGKGDPVAKTDGWFFDYPSTPPYKWQELATSDYELIVYDKRRPGTRAEELPSPQKGGKDGEGSGATGSSTDTGSGAGAGDKKGAGDQGGGDKAGDKKGAGDKAGGDKAGDKTGGEERLPPETDAEKQAKVDRLLKDLKSLPDVGGKPMSKEQLAKLAEMSASELADVLKYLKEAAATSEDPIDASDELDKYLAMSPSDRELLRINQHLLTDAKSGPLPDQVKIALDTSASSTQKLGDATGEVNQQLANLKKIHAKVTHDTLLDEQNADLDPIELEKLPVFREMMMLEGLLAGASTKSAKIEESAKDLTKSIAGIRDYVLEEILWLAAELGASYIIGALTGPIGTGLAAARGVMLIQRLNKLRKFLQKVEQVYSTYQRITSIVAKVSAAYATYKSFETNFAEGLAQLGTLREQVEDPNLDEQAVELAQQKLEELENQLVDKMLLQLESNTGVGTLLEYFDIPEDAVHDEEQLRQILFNIPQGLQELDALMARYRASGRDLESVKLLTYKAVLVGVLLYPFVGFLARETGSKIHELTAEKDLSDRLLSIIDRASSGKKGYKAPGAAKTRTQLSAAKRKPKAKTPDPKKKDPGKPATPHDAKKKKGDADPAKDPAKPQEPGKKPPSHEDTGKPKSPAKPGDTQDPTKKPDTDDSPQAKKKLGEPDPDPAKKKPGEPDLDPAKKKPGEPDAANKDPKDPKDPKDPKQTPGGPDESEWLQVVAKVKALPGRNLPEGATKSSLRTQGNKIKKKHTKVCRSVRVERVAGKGEWRLVITRKGAPGQTDATVMMGYRERWEEGREAVTAAVAKLDAASRTKTNITATIAPFQTAYTYAALDVVDHTTADRSGFTVVGRMGNAARRDIVDVDDLTGLHTGEKSDPIPIYWYKHESWYPGYAKPLKLTIDGNPVDFKMTDPPQDVTLKSGEKIPIGVDSSNIVKKDSVLLRKSTEREAKPVDNLRAALKRAGYSQWEDKDIDHLTDLAFQGSNKYSNLWPLNREKNRHAFNGTWYRNYGIQYLDKKNPLTLKTGTLYTLVGKYFKIEGIEPRVRGYGGRTKGAKP; encoded by the coding sequence ATGAGCACCGGGCGCGAGTGCAGCCACGACCGTGCGGACTCCGGTGGAGCGGTGGTGCGCCCCGCGGGCGACGCCTACGAGGCGCTCGCCGACCGGACCGCGGACACCGTCATGTCGGCGCAGCCGAGCTCGTCGTACGCCCCCGGCCGGACCGGGACGTACGCCGGGTCCGGCGGCGGCGCCGGCCGGCCGCTGACGCGCGAGGAGTCGTCGTTCTTCGGGCCGCGCTTCGGGTTCGACTTCTCCCAGGTGCGCATCCACGCCGACACCGCGGCCGCTGCTCACGCGGACGCGCTGGGGGCGCACGCCTACACCCGGGGGAGCTCGATCACGTTCTCGCGGCCGCCGGAGCTGGCCAGCACCGGTGGCCGGCGGCTGATGGCGCACGAGCTGGCTCACGTCGTCCAACAGTCCACGACGCCGTCCCTGGCCGGGACGGTGCAGCGCCAGGCCAAGACCGCGCCGGGCATCAAGCGCGTGGTGATCTACCGCAAGACCAAGCAGATCAACGTCACGCTCGCCGACGACACGACCATGCGCCTGACGATGAATCCCAAGACCAACCTGGACGCCGGGACCTACACGGGCAAGCACGTCAAGGACTCCACCGACAATGACAAGGTCGTGACCGGCAAGGGCGACCCCGTCGCGAAGACCGATGGCTGGTTCTTCGACTACCCGTCGACGCCGCCCTACAAGTGGCAGGAGCTCGCGACGTCGGACTACGAGCTGATCGTCTATGACAAGCGCCGTCCGGGAACCCGTGCGGAGGAGCTGCCCTCGCCCCAGAAGGGCGGCAAGGACGGCGAGGGCAGCGGGGCCACGGGCTCCTCCACCGACACCGGCTCGGGGGCCGGCGCCGGGGACAAGAAGGGGGCCGGCGACCAGGGCGGGGGCGACAAGGCCGGGGACAAGAAGGGGGCCGGCGACAAGGCCGGGGGCGACAAGGCCGGGGACAAGACCGGGGGCGAGGAGCGGCTACCGCCGGAGACCGACGCGGAGAAACAGGCGAAGGTCGACCGCCTGCTGAAGGACCTCAAGTCGCTGCCCGACGTCGGCGGCAAGCCGATGAGCAAGGAGCAGCTCGCCAAGCTCGCCGAGATGAGCGCCTCCGAGCTCGCCGACGTCCTGAAGTACCTCAAGGAGGCCGCCGCGACCTCCGAGGACCCGATCGACGCCTCGGACGAGCTCGACAAGTACCTCGCGATGAGCCCCTCGGACCGCGAGCTGCTCCGGATCAACCAACACCTGCTGACCGACGCCAAGTCGGGCCCGCTGCCCGACCAGGTCAAGATCGCGCTCGACACCTCCGCCAGCAGCACCCAGAAGCTGGGCGACGCCACCGGCGAGGTCAACCAGCAGCTGGCGAACCTGAAGAAGATCCACGCCAAGGTCACCCACGACACGCTGCTCGACGAGCAGAACGCCGACCTGGACCCGATCGAGCTGGAGAAGCTCCCGGTCTTCCGCGAGATGATGATGCTCGAGGGGCTCCTCGCGGGCGCCAGCACCAAGTCGGCGAAGATCGAGGAGTCCGCGAAGGACCTGACCAAGAGCATCGCCGGGATCCGGGACTACGTCCTGGAGGAGATCCTCTGGCTGGCCGCCGAGCTCGGTGCCAGCTACATCATCGGCGCGCTGACCGGGCCGATCGGCACCGGCCTCGCCGCCGCCCGCGGGGTGATGCTCATCCAGCGGCTCAACAAGCTGCGCAAGTTCCTCCAGAAGGTCGAGCAGGTCTACTCGACCTACCAGCGGATCACGAGCATCGTCGCCAAGGTCAGCGCGGCCTACGCGACCTACAAGTCCTTCGAGACGAACTTCGCCGAGGGTCTCGCTCAGCTGGGCACGCTGCGCGAGCAGGTCGAGGACCCCAACCTCGACGAGCAGGCGGTCGAGCTGGCCCAGCAGAAGCTCGAAGAGCTGGAGAACCAGCTCGTGGACAAGATGCTGCTGCAGCTGGAGAGCAACACCGGCGTCGGGACGCTGCTGGAGTACTTCGACATCCCCGAGGACGCCGTCCACGACGAGGAGCAGCTCCGGCAGATCCTGTTCAACATCCCCCAGGGGCTGCAGGAGCTCGACGCGCTGATGGCCAGGTACCGCGCCAGCGGCCGCGACCTGGAGTCGGTGAAGCTGCTCACCTACAAGGCGGTCCTCGTCGGCGTCCTGCTCTACCCCTTCGTCGGCTTCCTCGCCCGCGAGACCGGCTCCAAGATCCACGAGCTGACGGCCGAGAAGGACCTCAGCGACCGGCTGCTCAGCATCATCGACCGGGCGAGCTCGGGCAAGAAGGGCTACAAGGCGCCCGGAGCTGCCAAGACCCGCACCCAGCTCTCCGCGGCCAAGCGCAAGCCCAAGGCGAAGACCCCGGACCCGAAGAAGAAGGACCCGGGCAAGCCCGCCACGCCGCACGATGCCAAGAAGAAGAAGGGCGACGCCGACCCCGCGAAGGACCCGGCCAAGCCGCAGGAGCCGGGCAAGAAGCCGCCCTCCCACGAGGACACCGGCAAACCCAAGTCGCCGGCCAAGCCGGGGGACACCCAGGACCCGACGAAGAAGCCGGACACCGACGACTCACCGCAGGCCAAGAAGAAGCTCGGGGAGCCGGACCCGGACCCGGCCAAGAAGAAGCCAGGGGAGCCGGACTTGGACCCGGCCAAGAAGAAGCCAGGGGAGCCGGACGCGGCCAACAAGGACCCGAAGGACCCCAAGGACCCGAAGGACCCCAAGCAGACGCCGGGCGGGCCGGACGAGTCCGAGTGGCTGCAGGTCGTGGCGAAGGTGAAGGCACTGCCCGGGCGCAACCTCCCCGAGGGGGCGACCAAGAGCTCGCTGCGCACGCAGGGCAACAAGATCAAGAAGAAGCACACCAAGGTGTGCCGAAGCGTGCGCGTCGAGCGGGTCGCCGGCAAGGGGGAGTGGCGGCTGGTCATCACCCGCAAGGGCGCACCCGGCCAGACCGACGCGACGGTGATGATGGGCTACCGCGAGCGCTGGGAGGAGGGTCGCGAGGCCGTCACCGCCGCGGTCGCGAAGCTGGACGCGGCGAGCAGGACCAAGACGAACATCACCGCCACGATCGCGCCGTTCCAGACCGCCTACACCTACGCCGCCCTCGACGTGGTCGACCACACCACCGCCGACCGGTCGGGGTTCACCGTCGTCGGCCGGATGGGCAACGCGGCCCGGCGCGACATCGTGGACGTCGACGACCTGACCGGGCTGCACACCGGCGAGAAGAGCGACCCGATCCCGATCTACTGGTACAAGCACGAGTCCTGGTACCCGGGCTACGCCAAGCCGCTGAAGCTCACCATCGACGGCAACCCGGTGGACTTCAAGATGACCGACCCGCCGCAGGACGTGACGCTGAAGTCCGGCGAGAAGATCCCCATCGGCGTCGACAGCTCGAACATCGTCAAGAAGGACTCCGTGCTCCTGCGCAAGAGCACTGAGCGCGAGGCCAAGCCCGTCGACAACCTCCGGGCCGCGCTGAAGCGGGCCGGCTACAGCCAGTGGGAGGACAAGGACATCGACCACCTCACCGACCTGGCGTTCCAGGGGAGCAACAAGTACTCCAACCTGTGGCCGCTCAACCGGGAGAAGAACCGGCACGCGTTCAACGGCACGTGGTACCGCAACTACGGCATTCAGTACCTCGACAAGAAGAACCCGCTGACGCTCAAGACCGGGACGCTCTACACGCTCGTGGGCAAGTACTTCAAGATCGAGGGGATCGAGCCGCGGGTGCGCGGCTACGGCGGTCGCACCAAGGGAGCGAAGCCGTGA
- a CDS encoding putative baseplate assembly protein, which yields MDPLVFRCLDAEVRRAAIAATPALNAIDWLEVADLVPTELPPAQQAAYSSLPPGPQREQLLWQRKLTVRFVNDLTATHQAGLSASGILLLGGERIPAPSVAVLATGTDGVTLRTSVAGDTSRYRLEIVRSAIDRRPPEGFDPLLNGVDFTFKVDCPSDLDCRQGHVCLGDSPTQPRLDYLAKDYASFRRLMLDRISLLSPTWSDRSPADLGVALVELFAYVGDRLSYAQDAVATEAYLGTARFRRSVRRHARLVDYAMHDGCNARTWVQVRVSADVDLVAGDLRFLTRLPELPARVAPGSRDETRALASRAQWFEPVVAELDRSAAPVLHLRAAHDAMAVYDWAFPDFALPPGTTEATLAGHFPDLAEGDVLVLAQTKSPVTGQAADADPTQRHAVRLTSATAFDGPAPLTDPLTAARITQVTWAPADALPFGLCVTASGDIAAGRSPVTQGAQAWGNVVLADHGRTVTGEVLGTASGARFRPTLAEAPLTQASTVRVRGPHGASVRRRFDPAAPAAYALVGDPAAARPALWPRSVLDGDATDWTAVPDLLDAGAESPEVVAELEADGVCRLRFGSHGHGRTPRSAEAFTAAYRHGNGAAGNVGADSLGHVVTADGRVTGVRNPVPAVGGTEPETIEQARRRAPEAFRTQRRAVTPADYERVSMQSPTVQRAAATLRWTGSWHTVFLTVDPAGETGTDTLVDADFEQALLEHLEPFRLAGYDLEIDGPRFVALELELEVCVAADHFRSEVRQRLAAALSARDNGDGTRGHFHPDTFTFGQAVHVSPILARARAVTGVDSARAVVFQRLGSASPVPLAEGRLTLGRLEVARLENDPDFPEHGVLRIVLHGGK from the coding sequence ATGGACCCGCTCGTCTTCCGGTGCCTCGACGCCGAGGTACGCCGCGCGGCCATCGCCGCCACGCCCGCGCTCAACGCGATCGACTGGCTCGAGGTGGCCGACCTCGTGCCCACCGAGCTGCCGCCGGCCCAGCAGGCGGCGTACTCCTCGCTCCCGCCCGGACCTCAGCGCGAGCAGCTGCTGTGGCAGCGCAAGCTCACCGTGCGCTTCGTCAACGACCTGACCGCCACCCACCAGGCCGGTCTGAGCGCGAGCGGGATCCTCCTCCTCGGCGGGGAGCGGATCCCCGCGCCGTCGGTCGCGGTCCTGGCCACCGGCACGGACGGCGTCACCCTGCGGACCAGCGTCGCCGGCGACACCTCGCGCTACCGCCTCGAGATCGTGCGCTCCGCGATCGACCGGCGCCCGCCGGAGGGCTTCGACCCGCTGCTGAACGGGGTCGACTTCACCTTCAAGGTCGACTGCCCCAGCGACCTGGACTGCCGCCAGGGCCACGTCTGCCTGGGGGACAGCCCGACGCAGCCGCGGCTGGACTACCTGGCCAAGGACTACGCGTCGTTCCGGCGACTGATGCTCGACCGGATCTCCCTGCTGAGCCCGACCTGGTCCGACCGGTCGCCGGCCGACCTCGGCGTCGCGCTCGTCGAGCTGTTCGCCTATGTCGGCGATCGGCTCAGCTATGCCCAGGACGCAGTGGCGACCGAGGCCTACCTCGGCACCGCCCGCTTCCGCCGCTCCGTACGCCGGCACGCGCGGCTGGTCGACTACGCGATGCACGACGGCTGCAACGCCCGCACCTGGGTCCAGGTGCGGGTCAGCGCCGACGTCGACCTCGTGGCCGGGGACCTGAGGTTCCTCACCCGGCTGCCCGAACTGCCGGCGCGGGTCGCGCCGGGCTCCCGGGACGAGACGCGCGCGCTCGCGAGCCGGGCGCAGTGGTTCGAGCCGGTCGTGGCCGAGCTCGACCGGTCCGCGGCCCCGGTGCTGCACCTGCGGGCCGCGCACGACGCGATGGCGGTCTACGACTGGGCCTTCCCCGACTTCGCGCTGCCGCCGGGCACGACGGAGGCGACCCTCGCGGGCCACTTCCCGGACCTGGCGGAGGGTGACGTGCTGGTCCTGGCCCAGACCAAGAGCCCGGTGACCGGGCAGGCCGCCGACGCCGATCCGACGCAGCGGCACGCCGTACGGCTCACCTCGGCCACCGCCTTCGACGGGCCCGCCCCCCTGACCGACCCGCTGACCGCGGCCCGGATCACCCAGGTGACCTGGGCGCCCGCCGATGCGCTGCCCTTCGGGCTGTGCGTGACCGCGTCGGGGGACATCGCGGCAGGCCGGTCGCCGGTGACCCAGGGCGCGCAGGCGTGGGGCAACGTCGTCCTGGCCGACCACGGCCGTACCGTGACGGGGGAGGTCCTCGGGACCGCGAGCGGTGCCCGGTTCCGGCCCACGCTGGCCGAGGCGCCGCTGACCCAGGCCTCGACCGTCCGGGTCCGGGGCCCGCACGGCGCGTCGGTCCGGCGGCGGTTCGACCCGGCCGCGCCCGCGGCGTACGCACTGGTCGGCGACCCGGCTGCCGCGCGGCCCGCGCTGTGGCCCCGCAGCGTCCTCGACGGGGACGCCACCGACTGGACCGCGGTCCCCGACCTGCTCGACGCGGGCGCCGAGAGCCCCGAGGTCGTCGCCGAGCTCGAGGCCGACGGCGTCTGCCGGCTCCGCTTCGGCAGCCACGGCCACGGCCGGACGCCACGCAGCGCGGAGGCCTTCACCGCGGCCTACCGGCACGGCAACGGCGCCGCGGGCAACGTCGGCGCGGACTCGCTGGGCCACGTCGTCACCGCGGACGGGCGGGTCACCGGGGTGCGCAACCCGGTGCCGGCCGTCGGCGGCACCGAGCCCGAGACCATCGAGCAGGCACGGCGCCGCGCGCCCGAGGCGTTCCGGACCCAGCGCCGCGCGGTCACCCCGGCCGACTACGAGCGGGTGTCGATGCAGTCACCCACCGTGCAGCGCGCCGCCGCCACGCTGCGGTGGACCGGCAGCTGGCACACGGTGTTCCTCACCGTCGACCCCGCCGGGGAGACCGGCACCGACACCCTCGTCGACGCCGACTTCGAGCAGGCCCTCCTCGAGCATCTCGAGCCGTTCCGGCTGGCCGGGTACGACCTGGAGATCGACGGCCCGCGGTTCGTCGCACTCGAGCTCGAGCTGGAGGTCTGCGTGGCCGCCGACCACTTCCGCTCCGAGGTCCGTCAGCGCCTCGCTGCGGCGCTGTCGGCGCGCGACAACGGCGACGGGACCCGCGGCCACTTCCACCCCGACACCTTCACCTTCGGCCAGGCCGTCCACGTCTCGCCGATCCTGGCGCGCGCCCGAGCCGTGACGGGCGTGGACTCGGCCCGGGCCGTGGTCTTCCAACGGCTCGGCTCGGCGTCGCCGGTGCCGCTCGCGGAGGGCCGGCTCACGCTGGGCCGGCTCGAGGTCGCGCGACTGGAGAACGACCCCGACTTCCCCGAGCACGGCGTGCTCCGGATCGTCCTGCACGGCGGGAAGTGA
- a CDS encoding phage baseplate assembly protein V, which produces MTMTATATRHFGKYRGTVINNIDPMMRGRLLVEAPDALGLTPSSWAEACVPLAGPTGPPMGTWFVPPIGAGVWVEFERGDPSRPIWSGCRWGTPADPPTLALNGLPASPSIVLQTAGQNAIAISDLPGPTGGIMLKSTTGATLIVNDTGIFIQNGKGASIVMTGPTVTVNAGALTVI; this is translated from the coding sequence ATGACCATGACCGCGACCGCGACCCGGCACTTCGGCAAGTACCGAGGCACCGTGATCAACAACATCGACCCGATGATGCGCGGGCGGCTGCTGGTCGAGGCGCCCGATGCCCTCGGCCTGACCCCGTCGAGCTGGGCCGAGGCGTGCGTGCCGCTCGCCGGCCCGACCGGCCCCCCGATGGGCACCTGGTTCGTGCCACCGATCGGCGCGGGGGTGTGGGTGGAGTTCGAGCGCGGCGACCCCTCGCGGCCGATCTGGTCGGGGTGCCGGTGGGGGACGCCCGCCGACCCGCCGACCCTCGCCCTCAACGGGCTGCCGGCCTCGCCGAGCATCGTGTTGCAGACCGCCGGACAGAACGCGATCGCGATCTCGGACCTGCCCGGCCCGACCGGCGGGATCATGCTCAAGAGCACCACCGGCGCGACCCTGATCGTCAACGACACCGGGATCTTCATCCAGAACGGCAAGGGTGCCTCGATCGTGATGACCGGCCCGACCGTGACCGTCAACGCCGGCGCCCTGACGGTGATCTGA
- a CDS encoding ATP-binding protein, giving the protein MSVTDWPDVAELEANQRGLHEEFERLAASLAGGARMSERERPSAPTSLDRVGEAFGLTPFERGLLGLCAGVELHTGLAQAVAASTGEVSWSLAHELLPDPHWSAITPAATLRRWQLLQVGPGPVAHAPLRICERVLHYLVGVDDVDVLLAPVVTRLRAPELLPAPHADLAVQIARSWADPSSPWGAAALHGDDRDGRLDVSWAACAALGLEPFLVRAHDLPVLPGERDLLATVWTRDSLLSGLALVIDVEEGGPEAPLAGWLERVDGPVVVCSRAPVGLPGVVRLEVSRPDAPEQRRLWRTALAEHHEGREWEDAADLMSSTHRLSAREIVECSRLTADATDPADLGRAVRGQLQHAELGGLVRPIRPRARWSDLVLPGDRLELLHALADQVLAKRIVHDDWGFADTSARGLAVTALFAGESGTGKTMAAEVIAHELGLDLLHVDLSAVVSKYIGETEKNLRLVFDGADATGAILLFDEADALFGKRSEVRDSHDRYANIEVSYLLQRMETYRGLAVLTTNARANLDPAFVRRLGFIVQFPFPDAEHRARIWQGAFPDKTPTQGLDPRALSRLAISGGAIRNIAVAAAFRAAAADRPVGMAEVAWAARAELAKAERTVSPSDLAGWDA; this is encoded by the coding sequence GTGAGCGTGACCGACTGGCCCGACGTCGCCGAGCTCGAGGCCAACCAGCGCGGCCTGCACGAGGAGTTCGAGCGCCTCGCCGCGAGCCTGGCGGGCGGCGCCCGGATGAGCGAGCGGGAGCGACCCTCGGCGCCGACCTCGCTGGACCGGGTGGGCGAGGCGTTCGGGCTGACCCCCTTCGAGCGCGGACTGTTGGGGCTCTGCGCCGGGGTGGAGCTGCACACCGGTCTCGCGCAGGCGGTGGCGGCGAGCACGGGCGAGGTGTCGTGGTCGCTGGCGCACGAGCTGCTGCCCGACCCGCACTGGTCGGCGATCACCCCGGCGGCGACCCTGCGCCGCTGGCAGCTCCTGCAGGTGGGACCCGGGCCGGTGGCCCACGCTCCGCTGCGGATCTGCGAGCGGGTCCTGCACTACCTCGTCGGGGTCGACGACGTGGACGTCCTGCTGGCGCCCGTCGTGACCAGGCTCCGAGCACCCGAGCTGCTGCCGGCACCGCACGCGGACCTGGCGGTCCAGATCGCGAGATCCTGGGCCGACCCCTCGTCGCCCTGGGGCGCCGCGGCGCTGCACGGAGACGACCGGGACGGGCGCCTGGACGTCTCCTGGGCAGCCTGTGCCGCCCTGGGCCTGGAGCCGTTCCTGGTGCGCGCGCACGACCTGCCGGTGCTGCCTGGCGAGCGCGACCTCCTCGCCACCGTCTGGACCCGCGACTCCCTGCTCTCGGGGCTGGCGCTGGTGATCGACGTCGAGGAGGGGGGCCCGGAGGCTCCGCTCGCGGGCTGGCTCGAGCGGGTCGACGGGCCGGTGGTCGTCTGCTCGCGGGCCCCGGTGGGACTGCCGGGCGTGGTCCGTCTCGAGGTCAGCCGACCGGACGCTCCGGAGCAGCGCCGGCTCTGGCGCACGGCCCTGGCCGAGCACCACGAGGGGCGTGAGTGGGAGGACGCCGCCGACCTGATGTCGTCCACCCACCGGCTCAGCGCTCGGGAGATCGTGGAGTGCTCCCGGCTGACCGCCGACGCGACGGACCCCGCGGACCTCGGGCGGGCCGTCCGCGGCCAGCTGCAGCACGCCGAGCTGGGCGGACTGGTGCGCCCGATCCGGCCACGCGCCCGGTGGTCGGACCTCGTCCTGCCCGGGGACCGGCTCGAGCTGCTGCACGCACTGGCCGACCAGGTGCTGGCCAAGCGGATCGTGCACGACGACTGGGGCTTCGCAGACACCAGCGCCCGCGGCCTCGCCGTCACCGCGCTCTTCGCCGGCGAGTCCGGCACCGGCAAGACCATGGCTGCCGAGGTGATCGCCCACGAGCTCGGTCTCGACCTGCTCCACGTGGACCTCTCCGCGGTGGTCAGCAAGTACATCGGCGAGACCGAGAAGAACCTGCGCCTGGTCTTCGACGGCGCGGACGCGACCGGCGCGATCCTGCTCTTCGACGAGGCGGACGCCCTCTTCGGCAAGCGCAGCGAGGTGCGCGACAGCCACGATCGCTACGCCAACATCGAGGTCAGCTATCTCCTCCAGCGCATGGAGACCTATCGCGGCCTGGCCGTCCTGACGACCAACGCCCGGGCCAACCTCGACCCGGCCTTCGTCCGGCGCCTCGGCTTCATCGTGCAGTTCCCCTTCCCCGACGCCGAGCACCGGGCCCGGATCTGGCAGGGCGCCTTCCCCGACAAGACCCCGACCCAGGGCCTCGACCCGCGGGCGCTGTCGCGGCTCGCGATCAGCGGCGGTGCCATCCGCAACATCGCCGTGGCCGCCGCGTTCCGCGCCGCGGCGGCGGACCGGCCGGTGGGCATGGCCGAGGTGGCCTGGGCCGCGCGGGCCGAGCTCGCCAAGGCCGAGCGCACGGTCTCGCCGAGCGACCTCGCGGGGTGGGACGCATGA
- a CDS encoding GPW/gp25 family protein, whose amino-acid sequence MHLEHPFHFDGRGRTADATHSGWLRGLVEQVLMTQPGERVNRPTFGSGLRQLPFEGLGDELGSATEFLVQAALQQWLGDLIAVDRVDVHASDSTLRVTVAFTEVRTGEGHVETYEREGVG is encoded by the coding sequence ATGCACCTCGAGCACCCCTTCCACTTCGACGGCCGCGGCCGCACGGCCGACGCCACCCACTCGGGGTGGCTGCGCGGGCTGGTGGAGCAGGTGCTCATGACCCAGCCCGGTGAGCGGGTCAACCGGCCGACGTTCGGGTCGGGGCTGCGACAGCTGCCCTTCGAGGGACTCGGCGACGAGCTCGGGTCGGCGACGGAGTTCCTCGTCCAGGCCGCGCTCCAGCAGTGGCTGGGGGACCTGATCGCCGTCGACCGGGTCGACGTCCACGCCAGCGACTCGACGCTGCGGGTCACGGTCGCGTTCACCGAGGTGCGCACCGGCGAAGGCCACGTCGAGACCTACGAGCGGGAAGGGGTGGGCTGA